The following proteins are encoded in a genomic region of Mycolicibacterium rutilum:
- a CDS encoding cellulase family glycosylhydrolase, translating to MTLPFVNAAAINTSNTTVGFADSDLYGMTPEEINRTLDEMQAMGVNNVRILIPWAGVELADDYYYWDTVDYLVEAADSRGMGILGVLNSTPAWATEPGLPAVVSPPADNEQYAEFVSLAAERYAGKVSAYEVWNEPNAYYYWAPSPDPAAYTELLQAAYPAIKAADPDATVVGGVVGWVNDVPGLAYSPANYVEEMYANGAAGYFDALSYHPYHYTLPFSQGRPYGEIAPITQLETMRELMVTNGDGDKLIWTSEYGEPTSVVDEGTQAAFIQDYLNTWSQYDYTGPSFIYTTRDRDTESTGVEETLGVLRDDWSWKPAAYVIQQWTATHPQTVPDPVTLTAFAEELEGATGEPLTLAAMQATEVPPSSLTTTVAPTTETEALTPETEEAALADLATATEEATEATDVEVETAPVGRSAVTPTAVEPTDADATDADATEADVTEADATEADATEADATEADATEADATEADATDATDSTDSTSSTSSTDSDTGSSDTGSSSDTSSTSSTDSSDSSDSSDAAA from the coding sequence GTGACGTTGCCGTTCGTCAACGCGGCGGCGATCAACACGTCGAACACTACGGTCGGCTTCGCCGACTCCGATCTCTACGGCATGACGCCCGAAGAGATCAACCGCACGCTCGACGAGATGCAGGCGATGGGTGTCAACAACGTCCGCATCCTGATCCCTTGGGCGGGTGTGGAACTCGCCGATGACTACTACTACTGGGACACCGTCGACTATCTCGTCGAGGCGGCCGACAGTCGCGGTATGGGGATTCTCGGGGTGCTGAACTCGACGCCGGCATGGGCGACCGAGCCGGGACTGCCTGCCGTCGTCAGCCCGCCTGCGGACAACGAACAGTACGCCGAGTTCGTGTCGCTCGCCGCCGAGCGCTACGCCGGCAAGGTCTCGGCCTACGAGGTCTGGAACGAGCCCAACGCGTATTACTACTGGGCGCCCTCACCGGATCCGGCCGCCTACACCGAGCTGTTGCAGGCCGCGTACCCGGCGATCAAGGCCGCCGATCCGGACGCGACAGTCGTTGGCGGCGTAGTGGGTTGGGTCAACGACGTGCCCGGGCTGGCGTACAGCCCCGCCAACTACGTCGAGGAGATGTACGCCAACGGGGCGGCCGGCTATTTCGACGCGCTGTCCTACCATCCGTATCACTACACGCTGCCGTTCTCGCAGGGTCGGCCCTATGGCGAGATCGCGCCGATCACGCAGCTGGAGACGATGCGCGAGTTGATGGTCACCAACGGTGACGGCGACAAGCTCATCTGGACCAGCGAGTACGGCGAGCCGACGTCGGTGGTCGACGAGGGGACCCAGGCGGCGTTCATCCAGGACTACCTGAACACCTGGAGCCAGTACGACTACACGGGTCCGTCGTTCATCTACACCACGCGCGACCGCGACACCGAGAGCACCGGCGTCGAGGAAACTCTGGGCGTGCTGCGGGACGACTGGTCCTGGAAGCCGGCGGCTTACGTCATCCAGCAGTGGACGGCCACGCACCCGCAGACCGTGCCGGATCCGGTGACGCTCACCGCGTTCGCCGAGGAACTCGAGGGAGCGACCGGTGAACCGTTGACGCTGGCAGCGATGCAAGCGACCGAGGTGCCGCCGAGCTCGTTGACGACGACGGTTGCGCCGACGACCGAGACCGAGGCGCTCACGCCGGAGACCGAGGAAGCGGCGCTCGCCGATCTGGCCACCGCGACCGAAGAGGCCACGGAGGCAACCGATGTCGAGGTCGAGACGGCGCCTGTGGGTCGGTCGGCGGTGACTCCGACGGCCGTCGAGCCCACCGACGCCGACGCCACCGATGCGGACGCGACAGAGGCGGACGTGACGGAGGCCGACGCTACCGAGGCCGACGCTACTGAGGCCGACGCTACTGAGGCCGACGCTACTGAGGCCGATGCCACGGAGGCCGATGCCACGGACGCGACCGACAGCACCGATTCGACCAGCAGCACGAGCTCGACCGACAGCGACACCGGTTCGAGCGACACCGGGTCGAGCAGCGACACCAGCAGCACCAGCTCGACCGACAGCTCGGACAGCAGCGATTCATCGGACGCTGCGGCCTAG
- a CDS encoding SURF1 family cytochrome oxidase biogenesis protein, whose protein sequence is MRRWAFLFRPSWLALMVVVLAFAYLCFTVLAPWQLGKNTKTSRENAQISNSLSADPVPVTSVLPEQDSAAPDEQWHRVTATGRYLPEGQVLARLRTVEGEPAFEVLVPFAVDDGPTVLVDRGYVRPVQGSGVPEIAPVPDGTVTIEARLRDSELLAQGREPFEADGVRQVYSINIEQIAALTGVPLAGSYLQLTEDQPGGLGVIPLPHLDAGPFLSYGIQWIAFGIIAPIGLGYFAFAELRQRRREKAAKEAAEATPDAPLTTEEKLADRYGRRR, encoded by the coding sequence ATGCGGCGCTGGGCGTTCTTGTTCCGGCCGTCGTGGCTGGCGCTGATGGTGGTCGTACTGGCGTTCGCGTATCTGTGCTTCACCGTGCTGGCGCCGTGGCAGCTGGGCAAGAACACCAAGACGTCGCGGGAGAACGCGCAGATCTCGAACTCGCTGTCCGCCGACCCGGTGCCGGTGACATCGGTTCTGCCCGAACAGGACTCGGCGGCGCCCGACGAGCAGTGGCATCGCGTGACCGCGACCGGCCGCTACCTGCCCGAAGGTCAGGTGCTGGCTCGGCTGCGCACGGTCGAGGGCGAGCCGGCCTTCGAGGTGCTCGTGCCGTTCGCCGTCGACGACGGACCGACGGTGCTCGTCGACCGCGGCTACGTGCGGCCGGTGCAGGGCTCCGGGGTGCCCGAGATCGCGCCGGTGCCCGACGGGACCGTGACGATCGAGGCCCGGCTGCGTGACTCGGAGCTGCTGGCCCAGGGCCGCGAACCGTTCGAGGCCGACGGTGTGCGGCAGGTGTACTCGATCAACATCGAGCAGATCGCCGCGCTCACCGGCGTCCCGCTCGCCGGCTCCTACCTGCAGCTCACCGAGGACCAGCCCGGCGGGCTCGGCGTCATCCCGCTGCCGCATCTGGACGCGGGCCCGTTCCTGTCGTACGGGATCCAGTGGATCGCGTTCGGCATCATCGCCCCGATCGGTCTGGGCTATTTCGCGTTCGCCGAACTGCGGCAACGCCGGCGGGAGAAGGCCGCCAAGGAGGCCGCGGAGGCCACCCCCGACGCGCCGCTCACGACCGAGGAAAAGCTCGCCGACCGCTACGGCCGGCGACGCTGA
- a CDS encoding cobalamin biosynthesis protein, with translation MSASIFRAHTAGIAAGYVADVLLGDPRRGHPVALFGSAAAALERRSYVDTRAAGAAHVGVLLGALAAAGVTAECAAARSGFAAVALTTGASVFVALGGTSLARTGHEMARRLDRGDVDAARALLPSLCGRDPSVLDVSGLTRAALESVAENTSDATVAPLLWAALGGTPAVLLYRGANTLDAMIGHKSPKYLRFGWAAARFDDIANYLAARLTGVLVAGCAPVVGGSPVAALRAWRRDAARHPSPNAGVAEAAFAGALGVRLGGPTQYAHELEIRPALGDGQPPDVGDLRRAVRLSRAVQAAAAVVAVGLSVAGRSGRRAFPRS, from the coding sequence GTGTCCGCGTCCATCTTCCGTGCGCACACGGCCGGAATTGCGGCCGGTTACGTGGCGGACGTGTTGCTCGGCGATCCGCGCCGCGGGCACCCGGTCGCGCTGTTCGGCAGCGCGGCAGCAGCTTTGGAGCGGCGCAGCTACGTCGACACCCGCGCTGCCGGGGCGGCGCACGTCGGTGTCCTGCTCGGGGCGCTGGCCGCGGCCGGCGTGACCGCTGAATGCGCCGCCGCCCGAAGCGGTTTCGCCGCCGTCGCCTTGACGACGGGGGCGTCGGTGTTCGTCGCGCTCGGCGGGACATCGCTGGCGCGCACCGGCCATGAGATGGCGCGGCGCCTGGACCGCGGCGATGTCGACGCCGCGCGAGCGCTGTTGCCGTCGCTGTGCGGTCGTGATCCGTCCGTGCTCGATGTATCCGGGCTCACCCGGGCCGCGCTGGAATCGGTCGCCGAGAACACCTCCGACGCCACCGTCGCGCCGCTGCTGTGGGCGGCGCTCGGCGGCACACCCGCGGTGCTGCTGTACCGCGGCGCCAACACCCTCGACGCGATGATCGGCCACAAATCGCCAAAGTATCTACGGTTCGGCTGGGCCGCAGCGCGTTTCGATGACATCGCCAACTATCTGGCTGCGCGGCTGACCGGCGTCCTGGTGGCAGGCTGCGCGCCGGTGGTGGGTGGCTCACCCGTCGCCGCACTGCGCGCGTGGCGGCGCGACGCTGCCCGTCACCCCAGCCCCAACGCCGGCGTCGCCGAGGCCGCGTTCGCCGGTGCGCTGGGTGTGCGGCTCGGCGGGCCCACCCAGTACGCGCACGAACTCGAGATTCGGCCGGCGCTCGGCGACGGTCAGCCGCCGGATGTCGGCGATCTGCGCCGGGCGGTGCGGCTGTCGCGGGCCGTGCAGGCGGCCGCCGCCGTCGTGGCGGTCGGGCTCAGCGTCGCCGGCCGTAGCGGTCGGCGAGCTTTTCCTCGGTCGTGA